The stretch of DNA TGCGGTAGTCGCGGGTTATACGGCGGCCCGTTTTGCCCAAGAAACGTATTTTAAGGGAACGAAGGCGCCTAGCGAGTCCGATTTTTTATACAATCTTGCATTGTTAGAAGGTCATCCGGACAATACCACACCGGCATATCTGGGAGGATTCGTTTTTTCTTACTTTGCCGAAGAGAGACTTTATTATTTTAAGAAAAAATTTCCGAAGGGCATCCATTGTTTTTTCTTAATACCCGAATTCGAGATTGCGACGAACCATTCACGAAAATGCCTTCCCGAAAAATATCCGGTGGAAGACGTTATCTTTAATATGAGCCGCTTCGGTACCTGGTGGGAATTTTTGGAATCGGGTAAGCCGGGACTTTTGCAGAAGGCTCTGGAAGATCGAATCCATACTCCATATAGAATGAATCCTGAATTTCCTATCTTACCGTTGGTGGAAAAAGTCGAAAAGGAAGTTTTGGGAGTTTCTTTATCCGGGAGCGGCCCGTCAATTCTGCTCTACTGTCAGCGCAAACATTCCAAGAGAATCTCCGGAAAATTGGAATCATTAACCAGACAATTTTCCGAAGAAACGGGAATTTCCTGTCGGCTGCTCCAGATAGGTGTCGACTCAAACGGAATCCAGTATCGAGCCCGGAAACTTTAACCCGATCCGGAACGCATTTACTCTTCTTCAGCCTTTTCCTTACCGAAAGAATAAAGTCCTTTCTTATCCCTGGAGCGAAGAGAAAGTCCGGGATGGATTTTTTGAACGGTAAACAAAAACTTCATACGCTCTTTTCCCAATTTATTGATAAAAAAAGCTGCGGTCAATGCGATCTCAAAATACTGGGTCATCCTCTCCCGAGTGATTTTGTCGGATATACGGAACACGGCCGTTTGTCCGATAATTTCATGACTCTCTAATTTTTCTAGTGATTCCATTTTTGTGAAAAACTGCATTCTAGGCGGTTTCACGAGAGCCGGGCCATATCTTTGGATTTGGATATCGTAATCCTCGGTTTCTTTTCCTTTTTTCAGAATAAAGACCAGATGCTCGTCCTGAATGGAACGACATAAGGTAAGTAAATTTCCGTTAACCTGACCGACCGAAAATCGGAAATACCTCGTACTTTCCGGAACGACCACTTCATGGACATCCCCTTCCTCAGGCGGATCCAGTTCTCCCGGACGCATCTTGGCGGAGTAGGGGCGGAGAACTTCCCAATAGAAAAAGAAGCCCATCCCCGCAATTGAAACGATTGCGAGTATAATTAAGAAAGTATCTAACTTAGGTGAATAGAATAAAGCGGGCAAGAAGAGCAAAAATTATCCTTTTTGATCAAACCTTTGGCCGAGTTTGGTCCCGCTCGGATTTGCGCTAAACCGCGAATGAACGATCATAGATAATAAATCTTTCATTTGTTCCGGGCTTATGACTTGACTCATTCTTTCTTCCGCACTGACCGGCGAGGGTTTCATGACTAGTTCTTCCGGCTTCGGCTCTTTTAAGCCGATACCTTCGTTTTTCTGAAATCCCAGTCGAAGCAAGTCCGTGGGAATAGGTTCTTCTTTTCCTAGTTCCTTTATTGGCGGCGACCATTGCGGGGAATAAGCTCCGCCGGTCTGTATTCCGTTAACATTCATAAACCTAAACCTCCGTTTTCAGGTTTCGATCGAGAATCTAAACTGCAGATTCCGTTCTCACTTGCAGGATCCCTTAATGGTTCCCGTTGTTAGAAGAATCTTTACCGTTTTGGTTCTCCCTATATAATTCTATCGGTCAGGGATTCGGATGCTTAATAATTTTTTGAACTTTAATTCGCGCGAAAGAGCGGCAAATTCATCTAATTTTAAATTTCGAACGTATTTCATTTTTTTTAGAAATTGCCGATTCGCCTCCAAATACCGCCGGAATTTAACGTTTGCCAGAGGTGACCGAGTTTCTAAATTGGTAGTAGGGAATTTTTTTCCCGGGACAGGAGATTATGTCGGAAGAGAGTTCTCCCCGGTTTAGCGACCTTTTTTCTAAAGTAAATAAAACCATCTTACTCGCAGGATCCTTCGGATTCTACGTCTTACTTACCGCCTACCCGATTTACAAATTTTTTGCTCCCGAACAGTATGTAAAAATCGGACATCGGTACTATACGTTAAGCGATGTTAAGGATTCGAATGCGGCACTTTATCGTAAATACGCCGCGGAGAATAACGACAAAATCTATAGACTTTTTTCCCAATTTGCCAACGATAAGGTGCTGGAATTGGAAGCGAAGGACAGGGGTGTCGCCGTTCAGGAACTGAC from Leptospira inadai serovar Lyme str. 10 encodes:
- the thrB gene encoding homoserine kinase is translated as MSLKYKFQVQVPGTSANLGSGFDLFGLAFKIYNRFSFEFGVSESFRSSVKGYEVPPFSEDEDLVLAAYKNYFSLFIPEISPPPYSVKMELDLPMKGGLGSSASAVVAGYTAARFAQETYFKGTKAPSESDFLYNLALLEGHPDNTTPAYLGGFVFSYFAEERLYYFKKKFPKGIHCFFLIPEFEIATNHSRKCLPEKYPVEDVIFNMSRFGTWWEFLESGKPGLLQKALEDRIHTPYRMNPEFPILPLVEKVEKEVLGVSLSGSGPSILLYCQRKHSKRISGKLESLTRQFSEETGISCRLLQIGVDSNGIQYRARKL